CTGCCATCTCGTTTACGGTTGCACTTATAGCGCCTCCTGCAAGACCTACAGCCCAAAGTCTTATGTAGCTCATAATATCTGCAAATACGTTTACTACGCCCAAAAGCATATTGATAATATTTTTTAAGCTTTCAACAATAGACTGCCCTATTCCTTTAGAATAGTTTATAAAGATAAAGTTTAAAGCAAAACCCGCACCTATCGCAAGGAGCACGGTATTATTTATTGCATACTTTTGGGAATCTACAACAAGGTTTAAAACCACAAAATACATTCCGACAAGCATCGAAAGAGAGCCTACATCGGCAAGGAATTTAGGGGACTTAATGTTCCTAAATAAACTTACTACATGAGCTATCATCAGCTGGCTTAAGCCTAGGGTAAAGCAAAGCAAAATCTGGTTTTGATTGCGTACATCCTCAGGGGTAAAGTTTGCAATCGCAGGAACCGCCAAGTTTTTAAGAAAAGGCGGTACAATTTCGGTAGACATACCGAACCAGTTACAAACCAAGGTACCCCAGATAACGGTCATAAGTCCCAAATAGCCGAACATATAAAAGGCTGTAGGCACTTTTTGTTTTTTTGCCTTTGTTTTTAAAATCAAAATAATTGAAATCAAGAACAAAACGGCACCGTAACCTGCATCCCCGAATATCATTGCAAAGAAAATACCGAAAAAGAGCAGGAACCAAAGAGAGATATCAGGCTCCGTATAACCGGGAACAGTACCTAAAAAGTCGATTAAGGGAGAAATCAGATTTACAATCTTATTTCGCTTTATCTTTGTTGGAACAGGATCTTCTTCTTCAGGATCCTGAGAAATATAGGCCCAAGACTTTTCCTTTGCTAGAGAAGAAAGTTTAGTTTCATCTTCGCATGGAATATAACCCGTGAGCCAAACTAATTGAACCATCTCCTTATCATCTTGATCTCCGAAATCTATTGTCTGCATACCCTCATGCACAATTTCAAATTGAAGTTTCTTGGTGACAATTTCGTCCAAGGCACGGAGGGAGTTTAAGTAGGCAGACATCTTTGTCATTTCTTGTTTGTAAGAAGAAATCTTAGCCGTTAAACTTTTAAGTTTTTCTTTTAAGGCCTTAACGGAAGTTTCAGGCAATTTTAAAGGAATAATATCCTGAGGTAAATCAACCGGAAGAGCATTTGTTTCACTCCAGATTAAAAACCTTACCCCCGTTTTCCCCTTCCCCACTAAAATAGTTTTAATATCTTCGGAAAGGGAAGAATAAGTTTTTAATGAGGTAGTTGCAGGAAAAAGATAGACACCTTTTTCTTCCAAGAAATTAAAATCGGCAGTATTGATTTCTCCCCACTCGGCATAGGAGGCTATTTCGCCCGAAAGCCTTGCAGATTCTTCCATATTGCTCTTATAAGAAGCAGTTAGGGACAAGACGGAATCTACAAAGGTAAGGGTATCTTCTTCGCTTAAAAGAGAGGGAGGTGTTACCCCTTTTTTCTCTTTTTTGGGAAGATATTCCGTTAAAAGGCTCATAGCAAGAGTTATATCGTTTTTTTCTGACTTTAGCTCGTTTATCAAGGTACCGTTTGCAGGACGGTCTTCGATATGCAAGAGCCCTAATTTTCTTAAATCTTTTAAGGCATGACGCTGCTCTTTTTTTAAGACTAAAAGAGTTACTTTTTTCATCGGTACAATCATAGAGCTTCATCCTTATCATGAACCTTTTCCAGATTCTTTTTTGAAATCTTACCGCGAACAACAGCTGCAACCTGCTGATCGCCCAAATAAACCGTAATCTTTTTTATGTTTGCCCTAGTTTCGGGTATCTTAACCTTTTCAAAGAGGTTTACGCGCTGAGTGGTTGTTCTAAGCTCCGAATTCAATAGGCGGACTTGTTCATCAAGCACCTTTGCTTCAAGGTCTAAGCTCAAAACTTCCTGCAATTTTTCGGCAGCCGTATCAACCCAAAGAGGGGTCTTATAAAGATCATATTTAGAGCGTTCAAATTCCGCACCGGAAAAAACAGGGATACTCACTCCCGCAATATTGCCGGTTGAAGTTAAAAGCTCTTTTATCTTTACCATCGAGGGCTGAAAAACATTTTGCTCGCCGAATACCGCTACCCAGTCTTCGAATTCCCGATTAAGGGCATCCCTGTGAAGCCTTACTTCTTTAGCCCTTGCTTCGATGGTGCGGATTTCGGTTTGAAGCTGCTGTTTTTTGAGCTGAAGAGTCGGCAAGTATCTTCTGTACATTTTTAAAGATTCTTTTTGATTCTTTAGCTCATTTTTTGTCAGTTTTATCGCCATAGCCTACCCTTTAGTTTGCCGGCCAGTACTTATTTACCAAGTCGGATTTAATACCTGTTTCTTCACGGGTAAAACATTCGGCAAGAATTTTCCAGCCTAGGCTGAGGGCATCTTCAAGCGGAATGTTTACGGACAAGTCCATCATTCCCGATTCGAATTTTGCACCGTATTTTAGGAGCTTTTCGTCCCATTCGCTCATCATAAAGCCCATGGACTTCTTTTCCAATGTATCTTTATATGAGGCGTAGAGCTTAATCATATTGTCCATCAAGGCACGGTGGTCATCCCTTGTTTTACCGTTTACGTTTTGCTTTAATCGTGAAAGACTTCCGAAGGGCTCGATTCGTCCGTTTTTAAGATAGAATTGACCCTCGGTAATATAACCGGTGTTATCGGGAACCGGATGTGTTACGTCATCGCCCGGCATTGTGGTAACGGCCAAGACCGTAACGGAACCTGCGTCGGCAAAGTCTACAGCCTTTTCATAACGGGCTGCAAGCTGACTGTAAAGGTCTCCGGGATAACCTCGGTTTGAAGGAACCTGTTCCTGAATAATGGCTATTTCTTTCATTGCATCTGCAAAGTTTGTCATATCGGTTAAAAGAACCAATACATCTTTGCCTGCAATGGCAAATTTTTCTGCAACTGCAAGACACATATCGGGAATCATAAGGCACTCAACCGTCGGGTCTGCTGCCGTATGAACGAACATAGCTGTTCGGCTCAAAGCACCGGCTTCTTCAAGAGTGTCCTTAAAATAAAGATAATCGTCATATTTTAAGCCCATTCCGCCCAAGATAATTACATCAACCTCGGCCTGCATGGCTATTCGGGCTAAAAGCTCATTATAAGGCTCTCCGGAGCTTGAAAATATGGGCAGCTTTTGAGAAACAACAAGGGTGTTAAATACGTCAATCATCGGAATACCGGTTCTAATCATTCTGTTTGCAAGAATACGCTTTGAGGGGTTTACCGAAGGGCCGCCTATGGGAATCATGTTATCCTTTAAGGCAGGGCCTGAATCCCGCGGATCGCCTGAACCGTTAAAAATACGGCCGAGCAAGTCTTCGGAATAGCTTACCTGCATTTCTTTGCCTAAAAAGCGTACCTCATCTCCGGTTGAAACACCTCGGCCGCCTGCAAAAACCTGCAAGGAAACCAAGTCCCCATCAAGCTTATTGACCTCGGCAAGAGAGGCTCCGAAACGGGTTTGAACTTCAGCCAATTCTCCGTATGATACGCCGTCGGCCTTAACCGTAATAACCGAACCGTTAATCGATTCTATTTTACTATATACCTTTTTCATCTTACACCGCCTGCTTCAATAATTTTTTTGCACTCTCATCTAAGCTATCCGCTTTTTCGGCGATGTGCTTTTTAATTCCGTCTTCATGGGATTTAAATGCATCCGAGCCCCAAGGCGAGTAGTTATAGTCGATGAACATAAGTTTAAGTTTGCTGAAATAAGAGCGGGCTTCATCCTTTGAAACAAATTTAAATGAAGTACCTAAAATTTCAACCAAAATATTATATATGTGCTGCTGGCGCTCAACCGAAACTGCATCGTCTACCTTATCAAAGGAGTTTTGCTGCAAGTAAACGGCATCGAGTAAGTCGCCTTTTAAGTAAACGATAAAGTCTTCGATACTTGTTCCTTCTTCACCTACAACCTTCATCATCTGTTCAACCTCGGTTCCTCGGCGTAAAAAGCTTCTTCCGTATTTAACTTGTTCTAAGGGAAGAACGCTGGGATATTTTGACCAAGAATCGAGGGGGTGAATTGCCGGATACTTTCGGGCATCGGACCTTTCTCGTGAAAGACCGTGGAAGGCTCCTACTACCTTTAGCGTGGCCTGAGTTACGGGCTCTTCAAAGTTACCGCCAGCAGGAGATACGGTTCCTCCGATTGTAACGGAACCCTTTGAACCGTCGCTTAGGCGGACAATACCGGCTCTTTCGTAGAAGGCGGCGATATAGGATTCAAGATAGGCAGGGAAGGCTTCTTCGCCGGGGATTTCTTCCAAGCGTCCCGACATTTCTCGAAGAGCCTGAGCCCATCGGCTTGTAGAGTCAGCAAGAAGAAGAACGTCCAAGCCCATTTGGCGGTAGTATTCCGCGAGAGTTACGCCTGTATAAACCGAAGCTTCACGGGCAGCAACAGGCATTGAAGACGTATTACAGATAATTATCGTTCTCTCCATGAGGGTTCGGCCCGTTTTGGGGTCTTTAAGCTCGGGGAATTCGGTAAGAGTTTCTACAACTTCACCGGCACGCTCACCGCAGGCTGCAATAATAACGATGTCGACATCGGCATTTCGGCTGGTAGCATGCTGTAAAACGGTTTTTCCTGCACCGAAGGGGCCGGGAATACAATAGGTTCCGCCCTTAGCAACGGGGAAAAATGTATCCATTGTTCTCATCTTTGTAACCAAGGTTTCCGTCGGCTTTAAGCGTTCTGCATAACAGTCGATTGCACGTTTTACAGGCCACTTAAAACTCATGGTAAGAGGTATTATGTTTCCTCTTTCGTCCGTAACCTCGGCTATTGTATCATCTACGGTATAATCGCCTTCAGATTTTATAGATTTTAATTTATAAGTTCCATACATGTTAAAAGGAATCATGATGCGGTGGGTAAAACTGCCTTCAGGTACGGTTCCCAGCAAGTCTGCTCGCTTTAATGTGTCTCCTTCTTTAGCAGATGGAGTAAAGTGCCATTTTGCCGTGCGGGAAAGAGCGTTTAAGTAGATACCTCTTTCCAAAAAATAACCGGCTTGTTCAGCAAGCTCAGGCAAGGGATTTTGCAGTCCGTCATAAACTTGGCCTAAAAGACCGGGGCCTAACTCTACCGAAAGAAGATCTTCTGTAAACTCGACAGGATCACCGACCTTTATTCCCTTTGTAATTTCAAATACTTGAAGCTGAGCTACTTCTCCCCGAATACGGATTACCTCGCTTTTTAGTTTTTTTGAACCAACCTCAACATAGCCTACCTCGTTAAGGGTAACCAAGCCTTCAAAAGCAACGCTTATCATGTTACCGTTAATACCGACTACTTTTCCTTTTGTTTTAGTCATATCGTAACTCCAAATACTGTATAGTAAAGCATAAATCCTAATTATAAAAGTTACTTTGTAAAAATTTACGAAGTAACTTTCAGATTTTATCATATAAATGAAAAATATGCAATAAAAAAATCAAAAATCTTAAAAATAGAATTAAATTTTTTCGCTGTCATATTCTATAAGAGTCTTTACAGGTAAATCCCCGATAACCTTGCTATAATTTAAAAAGGGTAAGCCCACAACTCCGCAAAAACCTACAACCTTTGCCCCTCCCTCTTCTAAGATACTTCGGGCAGCATTTAAAGTTCCTCCTGTGGCAATCAGGTCATCTAAAAGAAGGACATTTTGACCTTTTACTACATCTGTTTTGTGAACCTCAACAGAGGCTTGTCCGTACTCA
The DNA window shown above is from Treponema denticola and carries:
- a CDS encoding V-type ATP synthase subunit D, coding for MAIKLTKNELKNQKESLKMYRRYLPTLQLKKQQLQTEIRTIEARAKEVRLHRDALNREFEDWVAVFGEQNVFQPSMVKIKELLTSTGNIAGVSIPVFSGAEFERSKYDLYKTPLWVDTAAEKLQEVLSLDLEAKVLDEQVRLLNSELRTTTQRVNLFEKVKIPETRANIKKITVYLGDQQVAAVVRGKISKKNLEKVHDKDEAL
- a CDS encoding V-type ATPase 116kDa subunit family protein, which translates into the protein MIVPMKKVTLLVLKKEQRHALKDLRKLGLLHIEDRPANGTLINELKSEKNDITLAMSLLTEYLPKKEKKGVTPPSLLSEEDTLTFVDSVLSLTASYKSNMEESARLSGEIASYAEWGEINTADFNFLEEKGVYLFPATTSLKTYSSLSEDIKTILVGKGKTGVRFLIWSETNALPVDLPQDIIPLKLPETSVKALKEKLKSLTAKISSYKQEMTKMSAYLNSLRALDEIVTKKLQFEIVHEGMQTIDFGDQDDKEMVQLVWLTGYIPCEDETKLSSLAKEKSWAYISQDPEEEDPVPTKIKRNKIVNLISPLIDFLGTVPGYTEPDISLWFLLFFGIFFAMIFGDAGYGAVLFLISIILILKTKAKKQKVPTAFYMFGYLGLMTVIWGTLVCNWFGMSTEIVPPFLKNLAVPAIANFTPEDVRNQNQILLCFTLGLSQLMIAHVVSLFRNIKSPKFLADVGSLSMLVGMYFVVLNLVVDSQKYAINNTVLLAIGAGFALNFIFINYSKGIGQSIVESLKNIINMLLGVVNVFADIMSYIRLWAVGLAGGAISATVNEMAGPALGGFIIFAGVLLLLFGHGLNYIMNVLSVIVHGVRLNTLEFSNHVGLTWSGFKYEPFNE
- a CDS encoding V-type ATP synthase subunit B codes for the protein MKKVYSKIESINGSVITVKADGVSYGELAEVQTRFGASLAEVNKLDGDLVSLQVFAGGRGVSTGDEVRFLGKEMQVSYSEDLLGRIFNGSGDPRDSGPALKDNMIPIGGPSVNPSKRILANRMIRTGIPMIDVFNTLVVSQKLPIFSSSGEPYNELLARIAMQAEVDVIILGGMGLKYDDYLYFKDTLEEAGALSRTAMFVHTAADPTVECLMIPDMCLAVAEKFAIAGKDVLVLLTDMTNFADAMKEIAIIQEQVPSNRGYPGDLYSQLAARYEKAVDFADAGSVTVLAVTTMPGDDVTHPVPDNTGYITEGQFYLKNGRIEPFGSLSRLKQNVNGKTRDDHRALMDNMIKLYASYKDTLEKKSMGFMMSEWDEKLLKYGAKFESGMMDLSVNIPLEDALSLGWKILAECFTREETGIKSDLVNKYWPAN
- a CDS encoding V-type ATP synthase subunit A, with product MTKTKGKVVGINGNMISVAFEGLVTLNEVGYVEVGSKKLKSEVIRIRGEVAQLQVFEITKGIKVGDPVEFTEDLLSVELGPGLLGQVYDGLQNPLPELAEQAGYFLERGIYLNALSRTAKWHFTPSAKEGDTLKRADLLGTVPEGSFTHRIMIPFNMYGTYKLKSIKSEGDYTVDDTIAEVTDERGNIIPLTMSFKWPVKRAIDCYAERLKPTETLVTKMRTMDTFFPVAKGGTYCIPGPFGAGKTVLQHATSRNADVDIVIIAACGERAGEVVETLTEFPELKDPKTGRTLMERTIIICNTSSMPVAAREASVYTGVTLAEYYRQMGLDVLLLADSTSRWAQALREMSGRLEEIPGEEAFPAYLESYIAAFYERAGIVRLSDGSKGSVTIGGTVSPAGGNFEEPVTQATLKVVGAFHGLSRERSDARKYPAIHPLDSWSKYPSVLPLEQVKYGRSFLRRGTEVEQMMKVVGEEGTSIEDFIVYLKGDLLDAVYLQQNSFDKVDDAVSVERQQHIYNILVEILGTSFKFVSKDEARSYFSKLKLMFIDYNYSPWGSDAFKSHEDGIKKHIAEKADSLDESAKKLLKQAV